One region of Prinia subflava isolate CZ2003 ecotype Zambia chromosome 6, Cam_Psub_1.2, whole genome shotgun sequence genomic DNA includes:
- the ORC4 gene encoding origin recognition complex subunit 4 isoform X2, producing MSKRKLKESSEESAECISQVQKILRERFCHCGAAGKLFGMKQQYSHLLELLKRTTVHGESNSALIIGPRGSGKTALLNHVLKELREMNQVRENLLEVHLNGLLQTNDKVALKEITRQLQLENVVGDKVFGSFAENLAFLLEALRRGNRSSSCPILFVLDEFDLFVHHKNQTLLYNLFDISQSAQTPVTVIGLTCRQDILELLEKRVKSRFSHRQIYLMNSFDFKEYIQIFKKQLSLPAEFPDESFAQKWNNNVQRLSEDRAVQAVLQGLFQHTKELRALHSLLMLALSAVTVHHPLLTAADLQEAGRQRSADSRANIVHGLSVLEICLIIAMKHLNEVYDGEPFNFQMVYNEFQKFIQRKAHSMYNFEKPVVMKAFEHLLQLELVQPLERPSVRAQREFLLLRLLLDSRQIMDALQLYPNCPTDVKQWAASSLSWL from the exons ATGAGCAAGCGGAAGCTGAAGGAGAGCAGTGAGGAAAGTGCTGAGTGCATTTCCCAG GTGCAAAAAATCCTGCGTGAAAGATTCTGTCACTGCGGTGCTGCTGGAAAACTGTTTGGGATGAAGCAGCAGTACAG CcacctgctggagctgctgaagagaACCACGGTGCACGGGGAGAGCAACTCCGCCCTCATCATCggcccccggggctccgggaAAACCGCG ttATTAAATCATGTCTTAAAAGAACTCAGGGAAATGAACCAAGTGAGAGAAAACCTCCTGGAGGTCCATCTGAATG GGCTTCTGCAGACAAATGACAAAGTGGCCCTGAAGGAGAtcaccaggcagctgcagctggagaatgtGGTTGGGGACAAGGTTTTT GGCAGTTTTGCTGAAAACCTTGCCTTCCTCCTTGAAGCTCTGAGAAGAG GAAACcgaagcagcagctgccccattCTGTTTGTGCTGGATGAATTTGATTTGTTTGTGCACCACAAGAACCAGACGCTGCTGTACAACCTCTTTGACATCTCGCAGTCTGCACAGACCCCCGTGACAGTCATTGGGCTCACCTGCAGGCAG GATATCCTGGAGCTCTTGGAGAAGAGAGTAAAGTCCAGGTTCTCCCACAGACAGATATATTTGATGAATTCCTTCGATTTTAAAGAATACATTCAGATATTTAAGAAGCagctttctcttcctgctgAATTTCCCGATGAGTCTTTCGCACAAAAATGGAATAATAATGTTCAG CGTCTCTCGGAGGACAGGGCCGTGCAGGCCGTGCTGCAGGGCCTGTTCCAGCACACCAAGGAGCTGCGCGCGCTGCACTCGCTGCTG ATGCTGGCGCTCAGCGCGGTGACCGTGCACCACCCCCTGCTGACGGCTGCGGACCTGCAGGAGGCGGGCCGGCAGCGCAGCGCCGACTCCAGGGCTAACATCGTGCACG GCTTGTCTGTGCTGGAAATCTGCCTCATCATAGCCATGAAACACCTGAACGAGGTCTACGATGGAGAACCCTTCAACTTCCAGATGGTTTACAATG aaTTCCAGAAGTTCATCCAGAGGAAGGCACATTCCATGTACAACTTTGAGAAGCCAGTTGTCATGAAG GCCTTCGagcacctgctgcagctggagctggtgcaGCCGCTGGAGCGGCCGTCGGTGCGGGCGCAGCGCGAGTTCCtgctgctgcggctgctgctggacAGCCGGCAGATCATGGACGCGCTGCAGCTCTACCCCAACTGCCCCACGGATGTCAAGCAGTGGGCGGCCTCCTCCCTCAGCTGGCTGTGA
- the ORC4 gene encoding origin recognition complex subunit 4 isoform X1: protein MRPSPRPSSARAPASLRELRMQPAKPSAMSKRKLKESSEESAECISQVQKILRERFCHCGAAGKLFGMKQQYSHLLELLKRTTVHGESNSALIIGPRGSGKTALLNHVLKELREMNQVRENLLEVHLNGLLQTNDKVALKEITRQLQLENVVGDKVFGSFAENLAFLLEALRRGNRSSSCPILFVLDEFDLFVHHKNQTLLYNLFDISQSAQTPVTVIGLTCRQDILELLEKRVKSRFSHRQIYLMNSFDFKEYIQIFKKQLSLPAEFPDESFAQKWNNNVQRLSEDRAVQAVLQGLFQHTKELRALHSLLMLALSAVTVHHPLLTAADLQEAGRQRSADSRANIVHGLSVLEICLIIAMKHLNEVYDGEPFNFQMVYNEFQKFIQRKAHSMYNFEKPVVMKAFEHLLQLELVQPLERPSVRAQREFLLLRLLLDSRQIMDALQLYPNCPTDVKQWAASSLSWL from the exons ATGCGCCCTTCCCCCCGCCCGTCATCTGCTCGGGCTCCGGCGTCTCTGAGGGAGCTGCGGATGCAGCCT GCGAAACCTTCTGCAATGAGCAAGCGGAAGCTGAAGGAGAGCAGTGAGGAAAGTGCTGAGTGCATTTCCCAG GTGCAAAAAATCCTGCGTGAAAGATTCTGTCACTGCGGTGCTGCTGGAAAACTGTTTGGGATGAAGCAGCAGTACAG CcacctgctggagctgctgaagagaACCACGGTGCACGGGGAGAGCAACTCCGCCCTCATCATCggcccccggggctccgggaAAACCGCG ttATTAAATCATGTCTTAAAAGAACTCAGGGAAATGAACCAAGTGAGAGAAAACCTCCTGGAGGTCCATCTGAATG GGCTTCTGCAGACAAATGACAAAGTGGCCCTGAAGGAGAtcaccaggcagctgcagctggagaatgtGGTTGGGGACAAGGTTTTT GGCAGTTTTGCTGAAAACCTTGCCTTCCTCCTTGAAGCTCTGAGAAGAG GAAACcgaagcagcagctgccccattCTGTTTGTGCTGGATGAATTTGATTTGTTTGTGCACCACAAGAACCAGACGCTGCTGTACAACCTCTTTGACATCTCGCAGTCTGCACAGACCCCCGTGACAGTCATTGGGCTCACCTGCAGGCAG GATATCCTGGAGCTCTTGGAGAAGAGAGTAAAGTCCAGGTTCTCCCACAGACAGATATATTTGATGAATTCCTTCGATTTTAAAGAATACATTCAGATATTTAAGAAGCagctttctcttcctgctgAATTTCCCGATGAGTCTTTCGCACAAAAATGGAATAATAATGTTCAG CGTCTCTCGGAGGACAGGGCCGTGCAGGCCGTGCTGCAGGGCCTGTTCCAGCACACCAAGGAGCTGCGCGCGCTGCACTCGCTGCTG ATGCTGGCGCTCAGCGCGGTGACCGTGCACCACCCCCTGCTGACGGCTGCGGACCTGCAGGAGGCGGGCCGGCAGCGCAGCGCCGACTCCAGGGCTAACATCGTGCACG GCTTGTCTGTGCTGGAAATCTGCCTCATCATAGCCATGAAACACCTGAACGAGGTCTACGATGGAGAACCCTTCAACTTCCAGATGGTTTACAATG aaTTCCAGAAGTTCATCCAGAGGAAGGCACATTCCATGTACAACTTTGAGAAGCCAGTTGTCATGAAG GCCTTCGagcacctgctgcagctggagctggtgcaGCCGCTGGAGCGGCCGTCGGTGCGGGCGCAGCGCGAGTTCCtgctgctgcggctgctgctggacAGCCGGCAGATCATGGACGCGCTGCAGCTCTACCCCAACTGCCCCACGGATGTCAAGCAGTGGGCGGCCTCCTCCCTCAGCTGGCTGTGA